In the genome of Streptococcus oralis, one region contains:
- a CDS encoding tRNA (adenine(22)-N(1))-methyltransferase — MISKRLELVASFVPQGAILLDVGSDHAYLPIELVERGQIKSAIAGEVVEGPYQSAVKNVETHGLKEKIQVRLANGLAAFEEVDQVSVITIAGMGGRLIATILEEGLEKLANVERLILQPNNREDDLRIWLQEYGFQIVAESILEEAGKFYEILVVEAGQMNLSASDVRFGPFLSKEVSPVFIKKWQKESTKLEFALGQIPEKNREERQVLVDKIQAIKEVLHASK, encoded by the coding sequence ATGATTTCAAAGAGATTAGAATTGGTGGCGTCCTTTGTGCCACAAGGTGCCATTTTACTAGATGTGGGGAGTGACCATGCTTATCTGCCGATCGAGTTAGTCGAGAGAGGCCAAATCAAAAGCGCCATTGCAGGTGAGGTGGTGGAAGGCCCCTACCAGTCAGCGGTGAAAAATGTTGAGACTCACGGTCTAAAGGAGAAAATTCAGGTTCGTTTAGCCAATGGCTTGGCAGCATTTGAGGAGGTAGACCAAGTCTCGGTTATCACCATTGCTGGTATGGGAGGCCGTTTGATTGCTACCATATTGGAAGAAGGTTTGGAAAAGCTAGCTAATGTAGAACGTTTGATCCTCCAGCCCAATAATCGTGAAGACGACTTGCGCATTTGGTTACAAGAGTACGGATTTCAGATTGTAGCAGAAAGCATCCTAGAAGAGGCTGGCAAGTTTTATGAAATTCTAGTGGTGGAAGCTGGACAAATGAATCTATCAGCTAGTGATGTTCGCTTTGGACCCTTCTTGTCCAAAGAAGTCAGCCCAGTCTTTATCAAAAAATGGCAAAAAGAATCTACTAAGCTAGAATTTGCCCTCGGACAAATCCCAGAGAAAAATCGAGAAGAACGTCAAGTTCTAGTAGATAAAATTCAAGCCATCAAGGAGGTACTCCATGCTAGCAAGTGA